A window of the Dermatophagoides farinae isolate YC_2012a chromosome 2, ASM2471394v1, whole genome shotgun sequence genome harbors these coding sequences:
- the Taf7 gene encoding TATA-box binding protein associated factor 7 — protein sequence MPLEEQPQKSIDSINDNFELESQFILRLPSLPAASLRAAIKSGVLNLKDRLSIQIDQDIRNGVVRFDGWVLPAKIVDLPTILESLKTLDNKNFYKTSDISQIMICKEETDEVKEDPDEVVKKTKDGRDKKYLYPHGITKPLKNVRKRRFRKTLRKKYVDFPEIEKEVKRLLRQDNEATNVRFEIVNIEEENKDKIDSKEKESSNLMNVTNSALDDRDLFGDVVSSSDDNDDDDERIGYSDDGSRMSSTFRDYLRDHNVDDNSKINLDKNLSFSQVFSQQQPSTSMDNMDIASSSSNVYDYPTTTGIDDDGGVEENNEASYSLTKNLENESIRIKLQELEQEILNLQTQRHVQQTELDSIENMALKQRFQAIIDDLREQEMAKKREYDELKKIIIIIIILNLPVLHFIYT from the exons atgcctcTAGAAGAACAACCACagaaatcaattgattctataaatgataattttgaattagAATCACAATTTATATTACGTTTACCATCATTACCGGCTGCATCGCTTCGAGCGGCTATAAAATCAG GTGTTTTAAACCTCAAAGATCGTTTATCCATACAAATCGATCAAGATATCCGAAATGGTGTTGTTCGTTTCGATGGCTGGGTGCTACCGGCCAAAATTGTTGATCTGCCAACAATTTtagaatcattgaaaacattggataataaaaatttttataaaacATCTGATATAAGCCAGATAATGATATGTAAAGAAGAAACGGATGAAGTGAAAGAAGATCCTGATGAAGTGGTTAAAAAAACTAAAGATGGACGTGATAAAAAATATCTATATCCACATGGTATAACTAAaccattgaaaaatgttcgAAAAAGAAGATTTCGTAAAACATTACGTAAAAAATATGTTGATTTTcctgaaattgaaaaagaagtTAAACGTCTATTGAGGCAAGATAATGAAGCTACAAATGTTCGTTTTGAAATCGTTAATATTGAAGAAGAGAATAAAGATAAAATCGAttcgaaagaaaaagaatcatccaatttgatgaatgtaaCGAATTCTGCGTTAGATGATCGTGATCTTTTTGGCGATGTTGTCAGTTCAagcgatgataatgatgatgatgatgaacgaatcGGTTATTCGGATGATGGTAGTCGTATGTCATCGACATTTCGAGATTATCTACGTGatcataatgttgatgataatagtaaaattaatttggataaaaatctttcattttcacaagTATtctctcaacaacaaccttCTACTTCGATGGATAATATGGAtattgcatcatcatcatcgaatgtatATGattatccaacaacaaccggaatcgatgatgatggtggtgttgaagaaaataatgaagCATCATATAGTTTGACtaaaaatcttgaaaatgaatccataCGAATTAAATTACAAGAATTGGAACAAGAAATTTTGAATCTACAAACACAACGACATGTACAACAAACAGAATTGGATAGTATTGAAAATATGGCTTTAAAACAACGTTTTCAAGCCATAATCGATGATCTTCGGGAACAAGAAATGGCTAAAAAACgtgaatatgatgaattgaaaaaaatcatcatcatcatcattattttaaatttacctgttttacattttatatatacgtaa
- the LOC124494858 gene encoding phospholipid scramblase 2, translated as MYNPKDQNSPGYVMNHQTIGYPAPVTIGYNNNMQPQQPQMAVVVYPPSPPQQIEQPMMQQPAPVNFYPPPMAPQQVPFGPYSLPNVPRGLEILLTLDQLIIEQQVEMLEAFIGYETNNKYIVKNLNGQHLYFAAEENDLCTRNCLGEVRPFIMRLYDNNRNEILRLDRPWRCTSCLCPCFLQELNVYSGTQKLGSIRQEWSIFYPIFSILNSAGQKVLHIEGPLITFSCGGDIEFNVLSNDGETKVGKISKQWSGLAREMFTDADRFGIQFPNDLDVTIKAVLLGATFLIDYMFFEKGHK; from the exons ATGTATAATCCAAAAGA CCAAAATTCTCCTGGATATGTGATGAATCATCAGACAATTGGTTATCCAGCTCCAGTAACAATTggctataataataatatgcaACCACAACAGCCACAAATGgccgttgttgtttatccaccatcaccaccgcAACAAATTGAACAGCCAATGATGCAACAACCAGCTCCAGTTAATTTTTATCCACCACCAATGGCACCACAACAAG TTCCATTTGGACCATATTCCCTTCCAAATGTACCTCGTGGTTTGGAAATTCTGTTGACacttgatcaattgattattgaacaacaagTTGAAATGTTGGAAG CATTCATTGGTTATGAAACCAATAACAAGTATAttgttaaaaatttaaatggaCAACATTTGTATTTCGCTGCTGAAG AAAATGATTTATGTACACGAAATTGTCTTGGTGAAGTTCGTCCATTCATTATGCGattatatgataataatcggaATGAAATATTACGATTGGATCGTCCTTGGCGTTGTACTAGTTGCCTTTGTCCATGTTTCTTACAG GAATTAAACGTGTATAGTGGTACACAGAAATTGGGATCAATTCGACAAGAATGGTCCATTTTTTATCCAATATTCAGTATATTGAATTCAGCTGGTCAAAAAGTTTTACATATTGAAGGACCATTGATTACATTTTCTTGTGGTGGTGATATCGAATTCAATGTTCTTTCGAATGATGGTGAAACTAAAGTTGGCAAAATCAGTAAACAATGGAGTGGATTGGCCAGAGAAATGTTTACCGATGCTGATCGTTTTGGTATTCAATTTCCTAATGACTTGGATGTAACGATTAAAGCTGTTTTATTGGGTGCCacatttttgatt GATTACATGTTTTTCGAAAAAGGTCACaaataa
- the LOC124494944 gene encoding histone H3.3: MARHSQNSRRISEPTTPGKSRILRSSLQHSTKSPTQKRRYRPGTVALREIRRYQNSSHNLIPRISFQRLIREIAQSMKNSLRFQPAALEALQEAAESYLVRMFEDANLCAIHARRVTIMPRDINLARRIRGDYH, encoded by the exons ATGGCACGACATTCACAAAATTCTAGACGAATTTCGGAGCCAACAACACCGGGTAAATCACGAATATTACGATCAAGTTTACAG cATTCTACCAAATCGCCAACTCAAAAACGACGATATCGTCCTGGTACAGTTGCTTTACGTGAAATACGAAGATATCAAAATTCATCCCATAATCTAATTCcacgaatttcatttcaaagaTTAATTCGGGAAATAGCTCAAAGCATGAAAAATTCGTTGAGATTTCAGCCAGCAGCATTGGAAGCACTGCAAGAGGCTGCCGAAAGTTATCTTGTTCGCATGTTTGAAGATGCCAATTT aTGTGCTATACATGCTAGACGGGTTACAATCATGCCAAGAGATATTAATCTTGCCAGACGAATACGTggtgattatcattga
- the LOC124499568 gene encoding uncharacterized protein LOC124499568 isoform X2 encodes MGVRPCDISRQLRVSHGCVSKILSRFHETGSILPGTIGGSKPRVTTPKVVSYIKELKNKEPGIFAWEIRDKLLHDGICDKFNVPSVSSISRILRNKMNGNSNPQSIIVNDDLTNGHQSLSSSSSNTAIDHHQSNQSIISNLQIPISLSDTNQQQQQQSPQQHSQFNVNGCTTTNNHLESKENVRNVMNAIYHHHHHPHHSPLYNAYHHHNSSCTQTIPTSITMTPTTTATHHHQNHLLSPSSSNLNNTTAAVAAAQAMIHHHHSNPMSTTNIPVVAIKSTGWPSSHSVNDLLSSASSSSSSSSSSSSSSSSSPMINGSSGTMMLNSGITTTTTTDTITASTTTNETTMAAAVAAAQNHYMQNYYVHAMIQQQQQQQQQQQRQHQQQQHHYHHANSSITAAAVVAAAAFEPIINVPSSHHHHLDVAHRFL; translated from the exons ATGGGTGTAAGGCCATGTGATATAAGCAGACAATTACGTGTATCACATGGTTGTGTGTCGAAAATATTATCACGTTTCCATGAAACTGGTTCCATATTACCCGGTACAATTGGTGGTAGTAAACCACGTGTTACAACACCAaaa GTCGTTTCCTAtataaaagaattgaaaaataaagaacCAGGAATATTTGCTTGGGAAATTCGTGATAAATTACTGCATGATGGTATTTGCGATAAATTTAATGTTCCATCCGTCAGTAGTATTAG cCGAATTttaagaaataaaatgaatggaaattcaaatccacaatcaatcatcgtcaatgatgatttaacaAATGGACATCAAtcattgtcgtcatcatcatcgaatactgccattgatcatcatcaatcaaatcaatcgattatttcaaatttacaaattccaatatcattatcggatacaaatcaacaacaacaacaacaatcaccacAGCAACATTCACAATTTAATGTGAATGGTTGCACTACAACCAATAATCATTTGGAAAGTAAAGAAAATGTTCGCAATGTTATGAATgctatttatcatcatcatcatcatcctcatcattcACCATTATATAAtgcttatcatcatcataattcttCTTGTACACAAACAATACCTACATCGATTACAATGACGCCTACCACAACAgcaacacatcatcatcagaatcatctTTTATCACCATCGTCATCCAATTTGAATAACACTacagcagcagtagcagcagcacaggcaatgattcatcatcatcattcgaatccAATGTCAACGACAAATATACCCGttg ttGCTATTAAATCAACAGGTTGGCCATCATCACATTCGGTAAATGATTTGTTATCATCTGCATcctcctcatcatcatcatcatcatcgtcttcgtcatcatcatcatcatcaccaatgatAAATGGTTCATCTGGTACGATGATGCTAAATTCTggtataacaacaacaacaacaactgataCAATTacagcatcaacaacaacaaatgaaacaacgaTGGcagctgctgttgctgcagcacaaaatcattatatgcaaaattattatgttcATGCTAtgattcaacaacagcaacaacaacaacaacaacaacaacgtcaacatcaacagcaacaacaccattatcatcatgcaaattcatcaattacaGCAGCAGCTGTAGTAGCAGCGGCAGCATTTGAACCAATTATAAACGTtccatcatcacatcatcatcatttggatgtAGCACATcgatttttataa
- the LOC124499568 gene encoding uncharacterized protein LOC124499568 isoform X1 gives MAANHFHTLVGTSAQIKIEHDLYFESQGFGEVNQLGGVFVNGRPLPNSIRLKIVELSRMGVRPCDISRQLRVSHGCVSKILSRFHETGSILPGTIGGSKPRVTTPKVVSYIKELKNKEPGIFAWEIRDKLLHDGICDKFNVPSVSSISRILRNKMNGNSNPQSIIVNDDLTNGHQSLSSSSSNTAIDHHQSNQSIISNLQIPISLSDTNQQQQQQSPQQHSQFNVNGCTTTNNHLESKENVRNVMNAIYHHHHHPHHSPLYNAYHHHNSSCTQTIPTSITMTPTTTATHHHQNHLLSPSSSNLNNTTAAVAAAQAMIHHHHSNPMSTTNIPVVAIKSTGWPSSHSVNDLLSSASSSSSSSSSSSSSSSSSPMINGSSGTMMLNSGITTTTTTDTITASTTTNETTMAAAVAAAQNHYMQNYYVHAMIQQQQQQQQQQQRQHQQQQHHYHHANSSITAAAVVAAAAFEPIINVPSSHHHHLDVAHRFL, from the exons atggccgccaatcattttcatacattag TTGGCACTTCCGCTCAAATAAAGATTGAAcatgatttatattttg AATCACAAGGTTTTGGTGAAGTAAATCAATTGGGAGGTGTATTTGTCAATGGACGACCATTGCCGAATTCGATtcgtttgaaaattgttgaattatCACGTATGGGTGTAAGGCCATGTGATATAAGCAGACAATTACGTGTATCACATGGTTGTGTGTCGAAAATATTATCACGTTTCCATGAAACTGGTTCCATATTACCCGGTACAATTGGTGGTAGTAAACCACGTGTTACAACACCAaaa GTCGTTTCCTAtataaaagaattgaaaaataaagaacCAGGAATATTTGCTTGGGAAATTCGTGATAAATTACTGCATGATGGTATTTGCGATAAATTTAATGTTCCATCCGTCAGTAGTATTAG cCGAATTttaagaaataaaatgaatggaaattcaaatccacaatcaatcatcgtcaatgatgatttaacaAATGGACATCAAtcattgtcgtcatcatcatcgaatactgccattgatcatcatcaatcaaatcaatcgattatttcaaatttacaaattccaatatcattatcggatacaaatcaacaacaacaacaacaatcaccacAGCAACATTCACAATTTAATGTGAATGGTTGCACTACAACCAATAATCATTTGGAAAGTAAAGAAAATGTTCGCAATGTTATGAATgctatttatcatcatcatcatcatcctcatcattcACCATTATATAAtgcttatcatcatcataattcttCTTGTACACAAACAATACCTACATCGATTACAATGACGCCTACCACAACAgcaacacatcatcatcagaatcatctTTTATCACCATCGTCATCCAATTTGAATAACACTacagcagcagtagcagcagcacaggcaatgattcatcatcatcattcgaatccAATGTCAACGACAAATATACCCGttg ttGCTATTAAATCAACAGGTTGGCCATCATCACATTCGGTAAATGATTTGTTATCATCTGCATcctcctcatcatcatcatcatcatcgtcttcgtcatcatcatcatcatcaccaatgatAAATGGTTCATCTGGTACGATGATGCTAAATTCTggtataacaacaacaacaacaactgataCAATTacagcatcaacaacaacaaatgaaacaacgaTGGcagctgctgttgctgcagcacaaaatcattatatgcaaaattattatgttcATGCTAtgattcaacaacagcaacaacaacaacaacaacaacaacgtcaacatcaacagcaacaacaccattatcatcatgcaaattcatcaattacaGCAGCAGCTGTAGTAGCAGCGGCAGCATTTGAACCAATTATAAACGTtccatcatcacatcatcatcatttggatgtAGCACATcgatttttataa
- the LOC142598215 gene encoding phospholipid scramblase 1-like — protein sequence MNPQQSQMTGVVYPPSSPQQTGQPMMQQPASVNFHPPSMVPQQVPNVSPGLGILSTLDQLIIEQQVEMLEVFTGFETNNKYTVKNLNGQHLCYAAEENDLWTLNYFGKIRPFTMRLYDYQRNEILRMNRPLRCTSCLCPCFLQELSVYSGAQKLGSIRQEWSIFYPIFSILNSAGGKVLHIQGPLLTFSCCGDVEFTILSNDGGTEVGKISKQWNGLAQEMLTDADRFGIQFPNNLDVAIKAVLLGATFLIDYMFFEKSHK from the exons atgaaccCGCAACAATCGCAAATGACCGGTGTTGTTtatccaccatcatcaccgcAACAAACTGGACAACCAATGATGCAACAACCAGCTTCAGTTAATTTTCATCCACCATCAATGGTACCACAACAAG TTCCAAATGTCTCGCCAGGCTTGGGAATTCTGTCGACacttgatcaattgattattgaacaacaagTTGAAATGTTGGAAG TATTCACTGGTTTTGAAACCAATAACAAGTATACtgttaaaaatttaaatggaCAACATTTGTGTTATGCTGCTGAAG AAAATGATTTATGGACACTAAATTATTTTGGTAAAATTCGTCCATTCACTATGCGATTATATGATTATCAGCGGAATGAAATATTACGAATGAATCGTCCTTTGCGTTGTACTAGTTGCCTTTGTCCATGTTTCTTACAG GAATTAAGTGTCTATAGTGGCGCACAGAAATTGGGATCAATTCGACAAGAATGGTCCATTTTTTATCCAATATTCAGTATATTGAATTCAGCTGGTGGAAAAGTTTTACATATTCAAGGACCATTGCTTACATTTTCTTGTTGTGGTGATGTCGAATTCACCATTCTTTCGAATGATGGTGGAACTGAAGTTGGCAAAATTAGTAAACAATGGAATGGATTAGCCCAAGAAATGCTTACCGATGCTGATCGTTTTGGTATTCAATTTCCGAATAATTTGGATGTAGCGATTAAAGCTGTTTTATTGGGTGCCacatttttgatt GATTACATGTTTTTCGAAAAAAGTCACaaataa